From a single Maritimibacter sp. DP1N21-5 genomic region:
- the metA gene encoding homoserine O-succinyltransferase: MPIKIPADLPATDVLRDEGVMVMPENQAARQDIRALKIGLLNLMPKKIQTETQFARLIGAGPLQIELTLIKMTEHFSKNTPEEHMGTFYRTFQEVRDQKFDGLIITGAPIEHLDFEAVTYWDEMKEVLDWTQTNVHSTFGVCWGGMAMIYHFHRVPKHILPVKSFGLFPQENLKPSSPYLRGFSDVCMIPVSRWTEMKQDDIDAADGLTTLLGSPETGPCLVEDPAHRALYIFNHFEYDSDTLKQEYDRDVAAGTPIEVPVNYYPSNDPSQPPKNRWRSHAHLLYGNWINEIYQTTPYDLDEIGR, encoded by the coding sequence ATGCCCATCAAGATCCCAGCCGACCTGCCCGCGACCGACGTCCTGCGTGACGAGGGCGTGATGGTCATGCCGGAAAACCAGGCGGCGCGGCAGGACATCCGTGCGCTGAAGATCGGCCTGCTGAACCTCATGCCGAAGAAGATCCAGACCGAGACGCAATTCGCGCGGCTGATCGGTGCAGGACCGCTCCAGATCGAACTGACGCTCATCAAGATGACCGAGCACTTCTCGAAGAACACGCCCGAGGAGCACATGGGAACCTTCTACCGGACCTTCCAGGAGGTGCGGGACCAGAAGTTCGACGGGCTCATCATCACCGGCGCGCCCATCGAGCATCTCGACTTCGAGGCCGTCACCTATTGGGACGAAATGAAGGAGGTTCTGGACTGGACCCAGACCAACGTCCATTCGACCTTCGGCGTCTGTTGGGGCGGCATGGCGATGATCTATCACTTCCATCGGGTGCCGAAACATATCCTGCCGGTTAAGAGCTTCGGGCTTTTCCCGCAGGAGAACCTGAAACCTTCCTCGCCCTATCTGCGTGGCTTCTCGGACGTTTGCATGATCCCGGTCAGCCGGTGGACAGAAATGAAACAGGACGACATCGACGCGGCCGATGGCCTGACAACCCTACTGGGATCGCCGGAAACAGGCCCCTGCCTTGTCGAGGACCCGGCCCACCGTGCGCTCTATATCTTCAACCACTTCGAATACGACTCGGACACGTTGAAGCAGGAGTACGACCGCGATGTCGCTGCCGGCACCCCGATCGAAGTGCCGGTGAACTACTATCCGTCCAATGATCCATCGCAGCCGCCGAAGAACCGCTGGCGCAGCCACGCCCATCTGCTCTACGGCAACTGGATCAACGAAATCTACCAGACGACGCCCTACGATCTCGATGAAATTGGTCGTTAG
- the ppk2 gene encoding polyphosphate kinase 2 yields the protein MADGKATTTDLPFDGAISRYFAEEAPEEVREAIREGEKKEIIDPGYPYDSWLDKDDYEVSFEALQRQLVRLQADVQATGKRIVVVFEGRDAAGKGGSIKRMRENLNPRVARVVALPKPSDREAGEWYFQRYVDELPTKGEMVLFDRSWYNRGVVEKVFGFCTDDQRAAFFRQLPDFERMLVDDGIHLVKIWLNVGRAEQLRRFLSREQDPLKQWKLSSIDVKGLSLWDAYTDAIAETLDKSHFSYAPWTVIQSDDKRRARIASIRAVLCGLDYAGKIPEIACSPDSAIAGGPGLWDERPK from the coding sequence ATGGCAGACGGCAAAGCGACGACCACCGACCTTCCCTTCGACGGCGCGATAAGCCGCTATTTCGCCGAAGAGGCACCCGAAGAGGTGCGCGAGGCGATCCGCGAGGGCGAGAAGAAAGAGATCATCGACCCAGGTTATCCCTACGACAGCTGGCTGGACAAGGACGACTACGAAGTCAGCTTCGAGGCCTTGCAACGGCAACTCGTCCGGCTTCAGGCCGATGTGCAGGCTACGGGCAAGCGCATCGTCGTCGTGTTCGAGGGGCGCGACGCCGCCGGCAAGGGTGGCTCGATCAAGCGGATGCGCGAAAACCTCAATCCCCGAGTGGCACGCGTCGTGGCACTGCCGAAGCCCTCGGACCGGGAGGCCGGGGAATGGTATTTCCAGCGCTACGTGGACGAGCTTCCGACCAAGGGTGAAATGGTGCTATTCGACCGCTCCTGGTACAACCGCGGCGTGGTCGAAAAGGTCTTCGGCTTCTGCACCGATGACCAGCGCGCGGCCTTCTTCCGGCAACTGCCAGACTTCGAACGCATGCTCGTGGACGACGGCATACACCTCGTGAAGATCTGGCTCAACGTGGGACGCGCCGAGCAATTGCGCCGCTTCCTGTCGCGCGAGCAGGACCCGCTCAAGCAGTGGAAGCTCTCGTCGATTGACGTGAAGGGCCTCTCCCTGTGGGACGCATACACCGATGCCATCGCCGAAACGCTCGACAAATCCCATTTCTCCTATGCGCCCTGGACCGTGATCCAGTCCGACGACAAACGGCGTGCCCGGATCGCCTCGATCCGCGCGGTCTTGTGCGGGCTCGACTACGCCGGCAAGATCCCGGAAATCGCCTGTTCACCTGACAGCGCCATCGCAGGCGGTCCCGGCCTGTGGGACGAACGCCCCAAATGA
- a CDS encoding trimethylamine methyltransferase family protein — MADETIEMGARRRARGSGGGAARRAERTTRRIELVPILERMTPTIDILHDEAIEIIERNAETILEEIGVNFTENPAALQRWRDAGADVRGERVHIPRGLARELCKTAPSEYTHHARNPERSVKVGGNNLVLAPVYGPPFVRDIDGGRRYATIEDFRNFVKLGYMSKWLHLSGGTVCEPTDVPVNKRHFDMLHAHITLSDKPYMGAVTDREWARDSVNMSKIVFGDDFVDQNAVMTSLININSPLSFDLTMMGALEEYAAAGQAAIISPFIVGGAMAPVSVAGTLTQVYAEVMAGVAYSQLVRKGAPVIFGAFVTSIDMNSGAPTFGTPEAAHITYGVGQLARRMGLPYRSAGGFTGSKIPDAQAGYESANSLNAGLNAGVNFMLHACGWLEGGLVSSYEKFVMDADQLGVLHRMARGVSIDEEAQAMDAIREVGPGGHYLGCAHTQRHFKEAFWRTEVLDYKPFETWDEEGARDTVTLANAKVKSMLESYEAPALDPAIREALDAYIARRKAEMPDAYT, encoded by the coding sequence ATGGCCGACGAAACGATCGAAATGGGCGCGCGTCGCCGGGCCCGTGGCAGCGGGGGCGGCGCCGCGCGTCGCGCCGAACGCACGACGAGACGCATCGAGCTTGTCCCGATCCTCGAGCGAATGACGCCGACCATCGACATCCTCCACGACGAGGCGATCGAGATCATCGAACGCAATGCGGAAACGATTCTCGAAGAAATCGGCGTGAACTTCACCGAAAACCCGGCCGCACTGCAGCGTTGGCGCGACGCGGGCGCGGACGTTCGCGGCGAACGGGTCCACATTCCTCGTGGCCTCGCCCGCGAATTGTGCAAAACCGCGCCGTCGGAATACACCCATCACGCCCGCAATCCCGAGCGTTCGGTCAAGGTCGGCGGCAACAACCTTGTCTTGGCCCCGGTCTATGGCCCGCCCTTCGTGCGCGACATCGACGGTGGCCGTCGCTATGCGACGATCGAGGATTTCCGCAATTTCGTGAAGCTCGGCTACATGTCGAAATGGCTGCACCTCTCGGGCGGCACGGTCTGCGAACCGACGGACGTTCCGGTGAACAAGCGCCACTTCGACATGCTTCACGCCCATATCACCCTGTCCGACAAACCCTACATGGGTGCTGTCACCGACCGGGAATGGGCGCGCGACAGCGTCAACATGTCCAAGATCGTCTTCGGCGATGATTTCGTGGACCAGAACGCCGTGATGACCTCGCTCATCAACATCAACTCGCCGCTCAGTTTCGACCTGACCATGATGGGCGCGCTCGAGGAATACGCTGCCGCAGGTCAGGCCGCGATCATTTCGCCCTTCATCGTCGGCGGTGCCATGGCGCCGGTGTCGGTGGCGGGCACGCTGACGCAGGTCTATGCGGAAGTCATGGCGGGGGTCGCCTACTCCCAGCTCGTGCGCAAAGGCGCGCCGGTGATCTTCGGGGCCTTCGTGACCTCGATCGACATGAACTCGGGCGCACCGACTTTCGGCACGCCGGAGGCCGCGCATATCACTTATGGTGTCGGCCAGCTGGCCCGGCGGATGGGGCTTCCCTATCGGTCGGCGGGTGGTTTCACCGGCTCCAAGATCCCGGACGCACAGGCCGGTTACGAAAGCGCCAACAGCCTCAATGCCGGGCTCAACGCCGGGGTGAACTTCATGCTTCACGCCTGTGGCTGGCTTGAAGGCGGTCTTGTGTCCTCCTACGAGAAATTCGTGATGGATGCCGACCAGCTTGGCGTTCTGCACCGTATGGCGCGGGGGGTGTCCATCGACGAGGAAGCTCAGGCCATGGACGCGATCCGCGAAGTGGGTCCGGGCGGGCATTACCTTGGCTGTGCGCACACCCAGCGCCACTTCAAGGAAGCTTTCTGGCGCACCGAGGTGCTCGACTACAAGCCCTTCGAGACATGGGACGAGGAAGGCGCGCGTGACACCGTCACGCTGGCCAATGCCAAGGTCAAATCCATGCTCGAAAGCTACGAGGCGCCGGCGCTCGACCCTGCCATCCGGGAGGCGCTCGACGCCTATATCGCGCGGCGCAAGGCCGAGATGCCGGACGCTTATACCTGA
- a CDS encoding DMT family transporter encodes MVDTLPVEPAKRDNHALVAALWMVGAILSFSLMAIAGRTVSGTHDTFEVMFFRSCVGVVIIVAVATFGRRWHEVTFNRIGLHFLRNVSHFTGQNLWFFAVGVIPLAQVFSLEFTAPLWALLLSPLILGERVTPVRAMAAGIGFCGILVLTQPFSATLSAGTIAAACAAIGFAGSAVFTRLLTRTETMVAILFYLTVMQAVFGLVLAGFDGDIQLPTSVTGPWLVLIGLAGLFAHFCLTSALKLAPATVVMPIDFARLPLIAVLGFYFYGETVGVALIAGAALILLANWINLRASAREARGA; translated from the coding sequence ATGGTCGATACCCTTCCCGTAGAACCCGCGAAACGCGACAATCACGCCCTCGTGGCGGCGCTCTGGATGGTCGGCGCGATCCTGAGCTTTTCGCTCATGGCGATTGCGGGGCGGACGGTTTCCGGCACCCACGACACCTTCGAAGTGATGTTCTTTCGCTCCTGCGTGGGCGTCGTGATCATCGTCGCGGTCGCCACGTTCGGCCGGCGCTGGCACGAGGTCACTTTCAACCGGATCGGTCTTCATTTCCTGCGTAACGTGTCGCATTTCACGGGACAGAACCTGTGGTTCTTCGCGGTGGGCGTGATCCCTCTCGCGCAGGTCTTTTCGCTCGAGTTCACAGCCCCGCTCTGGGCGCTGCTCCTCTCCCCGCTGATCTTGGGCGAGAGGGTGACCCCGGTCCGTGCCATGGCGGCCGGGATCGGGTTCTGCGGCATCCTTGTGCTGACCCAGCCCTTCTCGGCCACGCTATCGGCAGGCACCATAGCCGCCGCCTGTGCCGCCATCGGTTTCGCGGGATCCGCCGTGTTCACCCGGCTCCTGACCCGGACGGAGACCATGGTCGCGATCCTCTTCTACCTCACGGTCATGCAGGCGGTCTTCGGGCTGGTCCTTGCCGGGTTCGACGGCGACATCCAACTGCCGACGTCCGTGACCGGGCCGTGGCTCGTGCTGATCGGGCTTGCCGGGCTCTTCGCGCATTTCTGCCTGACCTCGGCGCTCAAGCTGGCCCCGGCGACCGTGGTGATGCCCATCGACTTCGCACGGCTGCCCCTGATCGCGGTCCTCGGCTTCTACTTCTACGGCGAAACGGTCGGTGTAGCGCTCATTGCCGGGGCAGCCCTGATCCTGCTTGCGAACTGGATCAACCTGCGCGCCAGCGCCCGGGAGGCACGCGGCGCCTAG
- a CDS encoding DeoR/GlpR family DNA-binding transcription regulator, whose protein sequence is MSKSLPEDRKSRLRKRLEGGETLDIAGLAEEWDVSVDTVRRDLKALEKQGLARCIRGGAMPVARPMAGFAARLSDVSPQQEAMARAALGLVEDGMVIAMDGGTSVLALARALPPLPGALVVTPAPAVALACLTTGIDVHLIGGRLSGAGAISVGHRTVADISDVSADIAFLGVCALDTTFGLGADDADEADVKRALVAVSHRRVMIAGPDKLGRRARHRVAPCDAVHTLVTTATADVTDPFAVAGMEVIHA, encoded by the coding sequence ATGTCCAAATCTCTGCCCGAAGACAGAAAATCACGGCTCCGCAAGCGCCTCGAAGGTGGAGAAACGCTGGATATCGCCGGGTTGGCCGAAGAATGGGATGTGTCGGTCGATACCGTCCGACGCGATCTGAAGGCCCTGGAAAAACAGGGGCTTGCGCGCTGCATACGCGGCGGCGCGATGCCGGTGGCGCGGCCCATGGCGGGGTTCGCGGCGCGTCTTTCCGATGTCTCCCCTCAACAGGAAGCAATGGCCCGTGCGGCGCTGGGTTTGGTGGAAGACGGCATGGTCATAGCGATGGACGGCGGGACCAGCGTGCTCGCCCTCGCCCGGGCCTTGCCACCCCTGCCCGGCGCGCTCGTCGTCACGCCTGCGCCCGCCGTGGCGCTGGCCTGTCTGACGACGGGAATCGACGTCCACCTGATCGGGGGGCGCCTGTCAGGCGCGGGAGCGATCAGCGTGGGCCACCGCACCGTGGCCGACATCTCCGACGTGTCCGCCGACATCGCCTTTCTGGGGGTCTGCGCGCTCGACACGACCTTCGGGCTCGGGGCCGACGATGCCGACGAAGCCGACGTCAAGCGCGCGCTCGTTGCCGTGTCGCATCGGAGAGTGATGATCGCAGGACCGGACAAGCTGGGCCGCCGCGCTCGCCACCGGGTCGCGCCCTGCGACGCTGTTCACACCCTCGTCACGACCGCGACCGCCGACGTGACCGATCCCTTCGCCGTTGCCGGCATGGAGGTGATCCATGCGTAA
- a CDS encoding TetR/AcrR family transcriptional regulator, whose product MTTKKRGYHHGNLRQALVEAALDLIEEKGPTGFTLSEAAKQAGVTPAAVYRHFAGREDLIAEAARQGYEIFADLMEHAFEKGQPSPLASFEATGRAYLAFARKFPGHYISMFESGVSVNRNPDLAHVANRAFGTLERAASALMAELPDDKRPPARMVSAHIWAMSHGVVELFARGSPGTKSPFPPEDLLETGIGVYLRGLGLIKPDA is encoded by the coding sequence ATGACCACGAAGAAGCGCGGCTATCATCACGGCAACCTGCGTCAGGCGCTGGTCGAAGCCGCGCTGGACCTGATCGAAGAAAAGGGTCCGACCGGCTTCACCCTTTCGGAGGCCGCGAAACAGGCCGGGGTCACCCCGGCCGCCGTCTACCGCCATTTCGCGGGGCGCGAGGACCTCATCGCCGAAGCCGCCCGCCAGGGCTACGAGATCTTCGCCGACCTCATGGAACATGCCTTCGAGAAGGGTCAGCCGTCTCCGCTCGCCTCGTTCGAGGCGACGGGACGCGCCTACCTCGCTTTCGCGCGGAAGTTTCCGGGGCATTACATTTCGATGTTCGAAAGCGGCGTCTCGGTGAACCGGAACCCCGACCTCGCCCATGTCGCGAACCGCGCCTTCGGCACATTGGAACGGGCCGCCTCGGCCCTGATGGCAGAATTGCCCGACGACAAACGCCCGCCTGCGCGGATGGTTTCGGCCCATATCTGGGCCATGTCGCATGGAGTGGTCGAGCTTTTCGCGCGTGGCTCGCCGGGGACCAAATCACCCTTCCCGCCCGAGGATCTGCTCGAAACCGGGATCGGCGTCTATCTGCGTGGTCTTGGCCTGATCAAGCCCGACGCCTAA
- a CDS encoding DUF6477 family protein, whose translation MTATQESSKAQTPALFRPRLLIETARVRLGTYDRDRDLPHVIGQAALPPPGDAMLRLAEEEAKEDRDRRDGVTTYRPARHVALLVALIAEGRLAGVFAP comes from the coding sequence TTGACTGCCACTCAGGAAAGTTCCAAAGCCCAAACCCCTGCCCTTTTCCGGCCGAGGCTCCTGATCGAAACGGCGCGTGTGAGGCTTGGCACCTACGACAGGGACCGCGACCTGCCCCATGTGATCGGACAGGCCGCTTTGCCGCCCCCGGGGGATGCAATGCTCCGTCTGGCGGAGGAGGAAGCGAAAGAAGATCGCGACAGGCGCGACGGCGTCACGACCTATCGGCCGGCACGCCATGTCGCGCTTCTCGTCGCCCTGATCGCCGAGGGGCGGCTGGCCGGCGTTTTCGCTCCATGA
- the guaA gene encoding glutamine-hydrolyzing GMP synthase, translating to MTQTSHDRLLIIDFGSQVTQLIARRLRELNVYCEIHPFQNVTEDFLTDFAPKAVIFSGGPASVIDEGSPRPPAGVFDLGVPILGICYGQQVMMEMLGGKVERGHGTAEFGRAYVTPSETRLDILNGWFMDGSGREQVWMSHGDHVSRIAPGFEVYGTSPNAPFAITADLSRNFFAVQFHPEVHHTPNGKTLYENFVRLAGFDGDWTMGAYREEAIRVIREQVGDSHVICGLSGGVDSSVTAVLLHEAIGDQLTCVFVDHGLLRKKEAEEVVTMFRDHYNMKLIHADEADLFLGELEGVSDPETKRKTIGRLFIDVFQKYASEIEGAEFLAQGTLYPDVIESVSFSGGPSVTIKSHHNVGGLPEKMGLKLVEPLRELFKDEVRALGHELGLPASFIGRHPFPGPGLAIRCPGEITREKLDILREADAVYIDQIRKHGLYDEIWQAFVAILPVRTVGVMGDGRTYDYACALRAVTSVDGMTADYYPFSHDFLGETATRIINEVKGINRVTYDITSKPPGTIEWE from the coding sequence ATGACACAGACCTCCCACGACCGCCTTCTCATCATCGACTTCGGCAGCCAGGTCACGCAGCTTATCGCGCGGCGCCTGCGGGAGCTGAACGTCTATTGCGAAATCCACCCGTTCCAGAACGTGACCGAGGATTTCCTGACCGACTTCGCGCCAAAGGCGGTGATCTTCTCCGGCGGACCCGCGAGCGTGATCGACGAAGGCTCGCCGCGCCCGCCCGCGGGCGTTTTTGATCTGGGCGTGCCGATCCTCGGCATCTGCTACGGCCAGCAGGTCATGATGGAGATGCTGGGCGGCAAGGTCGAACGCGGCCACGGCACCGCCGAGTTCGGGCGCGCCTATGTGACCCCGTCCGAAACCCGGCTCGACATACTCAATGGCTGGTTCATGGATGGCTCGGGGCGCGAACAGGTCTGGATGAGCCACGGCGACCACGTGTCGCGCATCGCGCCGGGGTTCGAGGTTTATGGCACCTCGCCCAACGCGCCCTTTGCCATCACCGCCGATCTCAGCCGCAATTTCTTCGCCGTGCAGTTCCACCCGGAAGTGCACCACACCCCCAACGGCAAGACGCTTTACGAAAACTTCGTGCGGCTTGCGGGCTTTGACGGCGACTGGACCATGGGGGCCTATCGCGAAGAAGCGATCCGCGTGATCCGCGAGCAGGTCGGCGACAGCCATGTGATCTGCGGGCTGTCGGGGGGCGTGGATTCCTCCGTGACGGCGGTCCTCCTGCACGAGGCCATCGGCGACCAGCTGACCTGCGTCTTCGTCGACCATGGGCTCCTGCGCAAGAAAGAGGCCGAGGAAGTGGTCACGATGTTCCGTGATCATTACAACATGAAGCTCATACACGCGGATGAAGCCGACCTGTTCCTTGGCGAGCTCGAGGGCGTCTCGGACCCCGAGACCAAGCGCAAAACCATCGGTCGCCTCTTCATCGACGTGTTCCAGAAATATGCGAGCGAGATCGAGGGCGCCGAGTTCCTGGCGCAGGGCACGCTCTACCCGGACGTGATCGAAAGCGTGAGCTTCTCGGGCGGCCCGAGCGTGACGATCAAGTCGCACCACAACGTGGGCGGGCTACCGGAGAAGATGGGCCTCAAACTGGTCGAGCCGCTGCGCGAACTCTTCAAGGACGAGGTGCGCGCTCTGGGGCACGAGCTGGGCCTTCCGGCAAGTTTCATCGGGCGCCATCCCTTCCCCGGTCCGGGCCTCGCAATCCGTTGCCCGGGCGAGATCACTCGGGAAAAGCTCGACATCCTGCGGGAAGCGGACGCGGTCTATATCGACCAGATCCGCAAGCATGGGCTTTACGACGAGATCTGGCAGGCCTTCGTCGCGATCCTTCCGGTGCGGACCGTGGGCGTGATGGGCGACGGGCGCACCTATGATTATGCCTGCGCGCTGCGGGCCGTGACGAGCGTGGACGGCATGACGGCGGACTACTACCCGTTCAGCCACGATTTCCTGGGCGAAACCGCGACCCGGATCATCAACGAGGTCAAGGGGATCAACCGCGTCACATATGACATCACGTCGAAGCCGCCGGGCACGATCGAGTGGGAATGA
- a CDS encoding alpha/beta fold hydrolase: MKLVVSLALILALFAVWTMIRVENHRLAAYRTHPPEGRFVQVDGHPVHVVQIGEGPDLVLIHGASGSTRDWTFDIAPVLADRYRVTIFDRPGLGYTPPLASSGVTLDDQTDLLVAASRAVGVESPVVAGQSFGGAVLMNWAVRHSDYMAAAVDISGATHTWDTGRALLYRILAQPVVGPVLAHLIAAWLPEDYLEAQIESVFAPNDPVPGYADHIGAGIILLPEQFVANAQQRHALLDQLPAQMALYPQVDVPLEIIHGDADTTVGLSIHSIPLSQEVPGANLTVLPGVGHMPQHVAMDEVIAAIDRAALRAGAK, translated from the coding sequence ATGAAATTGGTCGTTAGTCTCGCCCTGATCCTCGCGCTTTTCGCGGTCTGGACCATGATCCGGGTCGAGAACCATCGCCTTGCCGCCTACCGCACACATCCACCGGAGGGGCGGTTCGTCCAAGTGGACGGGCATCCGGTGCATGTGGTGCAGATAGGCGAAGGTCCCGACCTTGTCCTGATCCACGGGGCCTCGGGCTCGACACGCGACTGGACCTTCGACATCGCGCCGGTGCTGGCCGACCGTTATCGCGTCACCATCTTCGACCGACCCGGGCTTGGATACACGCCCCCGCTCGCTTCATCGGGGGTCACGCTCGATGACCAGACCGACCTGTTGGTGGCGGCATCACGCGCCGTCGGGGTGGAGAGCCCGGTCGTCGCGGGTCAGAGCTTCGGCGGCGCGGTCCTCATGAACTGGGCCGTGCGCCACTCCGATTACATGGCGGCCGCCGTCGATATCTCGGGCGCCACCCACACCTGGGACACAGGGCGCGCGCTCCTTTACCGGATCCTCGCGCAGCCTGTCGTGGGACCGGTTCTGGCCCATCTCATCGCCGCATGGCTCCCGGAGGATTACCTCGAGGCCCAGATCGAGAGTGTCTTCGCGCCCAATGACCCGGTGCCGGGATATGCCGACCATATCGGCGCGGGTATCATCCTCCTTCCGGAACAATTCGTCGCGAACGCACAGCAACGACATGCGTTGCTCGACCAGCTACCAGCACAGATGGCCCTTTATCCGCAGGTCGACGTGCCGCTCGAGATCATTCACGGCGACGCCGATACCACGGTGGGTCTGTCCATCCATTCGATCCCGCTCTCGCAAGAGGTGCCGGGCGCGAACCTTACCGTGCTGCCCGGCGTCGGGCATATGCCGCAGCATGTCGCCATGGACGAGGTCATCGCCGCCATCGACCGCGCGGCGTTGCGCGCCGGTGCAAAGTAG
- a CDS encoding ATPase, with the protein MIYKTAKDWLGAENKRVLFFGMSGLGKTHVSNLLRRSGDWFHYSVDYRIGTRYMGEYIADNFKREAMKNPFLRELLLTDSVYIASNITFDNLKPVSTYLGKPGDPAKGGLPYAEYKRRLEQFKRAEIAALMDTGHFIDRAQALYGYPHFVCDTGGSICEWVEPEDANDPVLTELASRTLMVWIKGDAAHTEELVRRFDRAPKPMCYMESFLEDSWGAYLDEKRVAEEAVDPDDFIRWTYAAALAHRQPRYAAMAEHWGITVSADDVARIRTLEDFNVMICAALEAR; encoded by the coding sequence ATGATCTACAAGACCGCGAAAGACTGGCTCGGGGCGGAGAACAAGCGTGTGCTGTTCTTCGGGATGTCGGGCCTTGGAAAGACCCATGTGTCAAACCTTCTGCGGCGGTCGGGCGACTGGTTCCACTACTCGGTCGATTACCGGATCGGGACGCGCTACATGGGCGAATACATCGCCGACAATTTCAAGCGCGAAGCCATGAAGAACCCGTTCCTACGGGAACTCTTGCTGACCGACAGCGTCTATATCGCGTCCAATATCACCTTCGACAACCTCAAGCCCGTCTCGACCTATCTGGGCAAGCCCGGCGATCCGGCCAAGGGCGGGTTGCCTTACGCCGAATACAAGCGGCGGCTCGAACAGTTCAAACGCGCCGAAATCGCGGCGCTCATGGACACCGGGCATTTCATCGACCGGGCACAGGCGCTTTACGGCTATCCGCATTTCGTCTGCGATACCGGCGGGTCGATCTGCGAATGGGTGGAGCCCGAGGATGCGAACGACCCGGTGCTGACCGAGCTTGCGTCGAGAACGCTCATGGTCTGGATCAAGGGCGACGCCGCCCATACCGAGGAACTCGTGCGCCGCTTCGACCGTGCGCCCAAGCCCATGTGCTACATGGAGAGCTTCCTCGAGGACAGCTGGGGCGCCTATCTGGACGAAAAGCGCGTCGCGGAGGAGGCGGTCGACCCGGACGACTTCATCCGCTGGACCTATGCCGCAGCGCTCGCCCATCGCCAGCCGCGCTACGCAGCCATGGCCGAACACTGGGGCATCACCGTCTCCGCCGATGACGTGGCCCGTATCCGCACGCTCGAGGACTTCAACGTCATGATCTGCGCGGCCCTTGAGGCGCGCTGA
- a CDS encoding MFS transporter, which yields MRKLLPPWTSVAAAFALNGVLLGTWASRVPTYVERLDLTEGALGVLLLFMGIGALVSFPVAGSVADQRGAVRVTRWLTVAYLVTTLCVGLAGTPLALGMALFVFGMSHGAMDVTMNSWATEVERHMGRSVMSSFHAMWSLGAGVGAAGGYLATSLGAPTWPHFGAVVVIAAVVLGPLLLLPWTSRVRPTGSAAPAFALPRGALILVGVMALAAGLGEGAAVDWSAVFLRDVLLVGEAQATLAYTVFSVTMVVMRLNVDWLINRFGPITMAHLSGAFAASGYLVCALAPSLWVALAGFVLMGMGYAAVIPMAFSRAANDPEVSAGQAIASVATLGYGALLLGPPVIGFVAHATSLRLSFGLVAVIALVIVAFSGALRPGPRQG from the coding sequence ATGCGTAAGCTCTTGCCCCCCTGGACCTCCGTCGCGGCAGCCTTCGCCTTGAACGGCGTCCTGCTGGGCACATGGGCGTCGCGCGTGCCTACCTATGTGGAACGGCTGGACCTGACCGAAGGAGCGCTGGGAGTCTTGCTTCTTTTCATGGGGATCGGGGCGCTGGTGTCCTTTCCCGTCGCGGGAAGCGTCGCGGACCAACGCGGGGCGGTCCGGGTCACGCGCTGGCTGACCGTCGCCTACCTCGTGACCACGCTCTGCGTCGGACTGGCCGGCACGCCCCTCGCGCTTGGCATGGCGCTCTTCGTCTTCGGCATGAGCCACGGCGCGATGGACGTGACGATGAACTCCTGGGCGACCGAGGTCGAGCGGCACATGGGCCGCTCCGTCATGTCGTCGTTCCACGCGATGTGGAGCCTGGGCGCCGGGGTCGGCGCGGCGGGCGGGTATCTCGCGACGAGCCTTGGTGCGCCGACCTGGCCGCACTTCGGCGCGGTCGTCGTGATCGCGGCTGTCGTACTGGGACCCCTTCTCCTGCTCCCCTGGACGTCCCGCGTCCGTCCGACCGGCAGCGCCGCGCCCGCCTTCGCCCTGCCTCGGGGCGCGTTGATCCTCGTCGGCGTCATGGCGCTGGCCGCCGGTCTTGGCGAAGGGGCGGCGGTAGACTGGAGCGCGGTGTTCCTGCGGGACGTGCTGTTGGTCGGCGAGGCGCAGGCGACGCTCGCCTACACGGTCTTCTCCGTGACGATGGTCGTGATGCGGCTCAACGTTGACTGGCTCATCAACCGCTTCGGACCTATCACCATGGCGCACCTCTCGGGAGCTTTCGCGGCCAGCGGATACCTCGTCTGCGCCCTCGCCCCGTCGCTCTGGGTCGCGCTGGCGGGGTTCGTCCTCATGGGCATGGGATATGCCGCCGTCATCCCCATGGCCTTCTCGCGCGCGGCCAATGACCCCGAGGTCTCGGCGGGTCAGGCCATCGCGTCGGTGGCCACGCTGGGCTACGGCGCGCTGCTTCTGGGCCCACCCGTGATCGGGTTCGTGGCCCATGCGACTTCGCTTCGGTTGTCGTTCGGGCTGGTCGCCGTCATCGCCCTCGTCATCGTCGCCTTTTCCGGCGCCCTCCGGCCCGGCCCGCGCCAGGGCTGA